A window of Myxococcales bacterium contains these coding sequences:
- a CDS encoding acyl-CoA dehydrogenase family protein: MDFEFSAEEQAFASEVAAFLQEVHSDDVMQPWKENFTQLVDTPAKRAFLKKLSDKNWLGITWPKELGGQEGSGILEYLLNEALAYVGAPQIGKGVGIIGKTLIRHGSDKLKAEFLPKILNAEVEFAVGYSEPQAGSDAANMQLRADKVDGGWNLNGQKIWTTSAHFADWYWVGARTNREVKKHAGISLFLIPMNEKGLEIQTMECIGGDQTNQVFFDDVFVPDDYMVGDEGKGFQYISEALDLERFTMFTFSPIWARFELLLDYVKNNTRDGELRKDDPVVRSEIAKLATDHEVARVLGLRFVAAAKGVEGKPPTVEASQYKLFATQLSQRSVNKGLDIMGSEGQFRLDDPHAMQKGRFDSAYRATVVETIGGGSSEIQKNIIARRGLGLPKNF, translated from the coding sequence ATGGACTTCGAATTCAGCGCAGAAGAGCAGGCCTTTGCCAGCGAGGTCGCAGCGTTTTTACAGGAAGTGCATTCGGACGACGTCATGCAACCCTGGAAGGAGAACTTCACGCAATTGGTCGACACCCCGGCCAAACGCGCCTTCCTCAAAAAACTCTCGGACAAGAACTGGTTGGGCATCACCTGGCCCAAGGAACTCGGCGGACAGGAAGGATCCGGAATCCTCGAATACCTGCTCAACGAAGCCCTGGCCTACGTGGGTGCTCCCCAGATCGGCAAGGGGGTCGGGATCATCGGCAAGACCTTGATCCGCCACGGCAGCGACAAGCTCAAGGCCGAATTTCTCCCCAAGATCCTGAATGCCGAAGTCGAGTTTGCCGTGGGCTACAGCGAACCCCAGGCCGGCTCCGATGCCGCCAACATGCAACTTCGCGCCGACAAAGTGGACGGCGGTTGGAACCTCAACGGTCAGAAGATCTGGACCACATCCGCGCACTTTGCCGATTGGTACTGGGTGGGTGCCCGCACCAACCGGGAAGTCAAGAAGCACGCCGGCATCAGCCTCTTTCTGATTCCCATGAATGAAAAGGGTCTCGAAATTCAGACCATGGAGTGCATCGGCGGAGATCAAACCAACCAGGTCTTTTTCGACGACGTGTTCGTGCCCGACGACTACATGGTCGGCGACGAGGGCAAGGGATTCCAGTACATCTCCGAGGCGCTCGATCTCGAACGCTTTACCATGTTCACCTTCTCCCCGATCTGGGCCCGCTTCGAACTGTTGTTGGACTACGTCAAGAACAACACCCGGGACGGCGAGTTGCGCAAGGACGATCCCGTCGTGCGCAGTGAAATTGCGAAGCTCGCGACCGATCACGAGGTTGCCCGGGTTCTCGGCCTGCGTTTCGTTGCCGCTGCGAAAGGTGTGGAAGGCAAACCTCCAACCGTGGAGGCCTCTCAGTACAAGCTCTTCGCGACGCAACTCTCTCAGCGCTCAGTCAACAAGGGCCTGGATATCATGGGTTCCGAAGGGCAGTTCCGGCTCGACGACCCCCACGCAATGCAGAAGGGGCGCTTTGATTCTGCCTACCGCGCGACCGTGGTCGAAACGATCGGCGGTGGTTCGAGTGAGATTCAGAAGAATATCATCGCGCGGCGCGGTCTCGGGCTTCCGAAGAACTTCTAG
- a CDS encoding ShlB/FhaC/HecB family hemolysin secretion/activation protein, with amino-acid sequence MPILRLRIATVAVVGAAAVFLLLSLAAESAFAQQVAPLLRGPGETRPELPPLDLDAEDAPIPGRTLPQIHIPEDDSAASALSGGVISIKAFHFSGNLALSDADLEVVTQAYLGEERRYSTVLEARDRVTRAYVDAGYISSGAVLPAQDYRDGVVEITIIEGQLTSIDVTTDGRLRPRYFTSRLEANGGTLNVNTLRESLRRLKRDPRITAVAAELIPGEERGESMLSIAVDEAVPYWASASFNNYAPVSIGEYRGRFRAGHRNVSGWGDTWSTAYSVAEGLHDVDVRVEVPLNRWDTSLEIWMRRAWSEIIEDSLKALDIESKTEAYGFRIRQPVLRERGQEARVFFAGDWKRGRGFLAGAAGIDPDDPNEGESTVAVLRAGGDYLLRLRRRAFAARITASVGLDILDATPLQQNMMTLEKFPDGKFVSGLIQIQAVEYLPWYDLRIQSRIDAQVADAHLLGLEQFALGGHNSVRGLRENLLVRDQGVVGSVELRIPLPHVEPVERLELGLFCDAGYGRDFAGSGSGARLVSLGVGIHADIWRHVRIAIEWAGKVEKTGGVTGDKKALQDDGLHFSMQVRFP; translated from the coding sequence ATGCCAATCCTTCGCCTTCGTATTGCGACCGTGGCGGTTGTCGGTGCAGCGGCGGTTTTTTTGCTTTTGAGTCTCGCAGCTGAGTCTGCGTTTGCGCAGCAAGTCGCGCCCCTGCTCAGGGGACCAGGGGAAACTCGCCCTGAACTTCCCCCGCTCGATCTGGACGCAGAGGATGCGCCGATCCCCGGTCGCACCCTGCCCCAGATTCATATTCCGGAAGACGACAGCGCGGCCAGCGCGCTCTCCGGCGGAGTCATCTCGATCAAGGCGTTTCATTTTTCAGGCAATCTCGCGCTGTCCGACGCGGATCTCGAAGTTGTCACCCAAGCCTATCTCGGTGAAGAGCGTCGTTACTCGACGGTCCTGGAGGCGCGCGATCGCGTCACCCGGGCGTACGTCGACGCTGGCTACATCAGCTCGGGTGCAGTGCTTCCGGCGCAGGATTATCGCGACGGGGTGGTGGAGATCACGATCATTGAAGGTCAGCTCACTTCGATCGATGTCACAACTGACGGTCGTCTACGGCCCCGATACTTTACCTCGCGGCTCGAAGCTAACGGGGGCACGCTGAACGTAAACACCTTGCGCGAAAGCCTGCGCCGCTTGAAGCGGGATCCGCGGATCACTGCGGTGGCCGCCGAACTCATTCCCGGCGAAGAACGCGGCGAGAGCATGCTGTCGATCGCGGTCGATGAAGCGGTTCCGTATTGGGCCAGCGCCAGTTTCAATAATTACGCTCCAGTGTCGATTGGCGAGTATCGCGGACGCTTTCGCGCGGGTCACCGCAACGTGTCGGGTTGGGGGGATACCTGGTCGACCGCGTACTCCGTCGCCGAGGGACTGCACGATGTGGATGTGCGAGTCGAAGTGCCGCTGAATCGCTGGGACACTTCGCTCGAGATTTGGATGCGCCGTGCGTGGAGTGAAATCATCGAAGATTCCCTCAAGGCCCTCGACATCGAAAGCAAGACCGAGGCCTATGGATTTCGCATCAGGCAGCCGGTGTTGCGCGAACGCGGTCAAGAGGCTCGAGTGTTCTTTGCGGGGGACTGGAAACGCGGCCGTGGGTTCTTGGCCGGAGCGGCGGGGATCGACCCAGACGATCCAAACGAGGGGGAATCGACGGTCGCGGTGTTGCGCGCCGGGGGAGACTACCTCTTGCGCCTGAGACGGCGGGCGTTCGCAGCAAGGATTACGGCGAGCGTCGGACTTGACATACTCGATGCCACCCCGCTGCAGCAGAACATGATGACGCTTGAAAAATTTCCCGACGGAAAATTTGTAAGCGGCCTCATCCAGATCCAGGCTGTCGAGTACTTGCCCTGGTACGACTTGCGAATTCAGTCGCGCATTGACGCACAGGTGGCCGACGCGCACCTCCTGGGACTGGAGCAGTTTGCGCTCGGGGGACACAACTCGGTGCGAGGCCTCCGGGAGAACCTCCTGGTTCGGGACCAGGGCGTCGTGGGTTCGGTGGAATTACGAATCCCCCTGCCCCATGTCGAGCCAGTAGAACGGCTGGAGCTTGGACTCTTCTGCGATGCGGGCTATGGGCGTGATTTCGCAGGGAGCGGATCGGGAGCCAGGTTGGTGAGCCTGGGAGTCGGTATCCACGCCGACATCTGGCGCCATGTACGAATCGCTATCGAGTGGGCGGGGAAAGTAGAAAAGACTGGCGGCGTGACTGGAGACAAAAAGGCGTTGCAGGACGACGGCCTTCACTTCTCGATGCAGGTCCGCTTCCCATGA
- a CDS encoding dienelactone hydrolase family protein, which yields MIIETCEIDLATDTGPMRVTLYEPAGEGRYPGLIFYSEIFQQTDPIRRVASLLAGHGFTVAVPEIFHELNPIGTVLAYDDAGKDKGNADKSAKTLEAHDHDTNVLVDCLRGRAGCTGKVGAMGICIGGHLAFRAALNDAILAASCFYATDLHSDTLACKAGNGTLERCAEIGGELQLVWGRQDPHIPTEGRAKIYQALSAAEVDFTWHEFNAQHAFIRDEGPRYDPAAALAALELAIGFFKRTLTID from the coding sequence ATGATCATCGAGACCTGTGAAATCGATCTGGCTACCGACACAGGCCCCATGCGCGTCACGCTGTACGAGCCGGCGGGTGAAGGTCGCTATCCCGGATTGATTTTCTATTCAGAGATTTTTCAACAGACGGATCCGATTCGCCGGGTTGCGTCCCTGTTGGCGGGCCATGGCTTTACAGTCGCGGTGCCGGAAATTTTTCACGAACTGAATCCGATCGGCACCGTGCTCGCCTACGACGACGCCGGCAAGGACAAGGGCAATGCGGACAAATCCGCAAAGACTCTCGAGGCGCACGATCACGACACCAACGTGCTGGTCGACTGTTTGCGCGGGCGTGCGGGTTGCACTGGGAAGGTTGGCGCCATGGGGATCTGCATCGGCGGACACCTCGCATTCCGAGCCGCGCTGAACGACGCAATCCTGGCCGCGAGTTGCTTCTACGCAACCGATCTTCACTCCGACACCCTCGCCTGCAAGGCCGGCAACGGAACCCTCGAACGATGCGCAGAGATCGGGGGCGAGTTGCAACTCGTCTGGGGAAGACAGGACCCTCACATCCCAACCGAGGGCCGCGCCAAGATCTATCAAGCGCTCAGCGCAGCCGAAGTCGACTTCACCTGGCACGAGTTCAACGCCCAACACGCATTCATCCGAGACGAAGGCCCCCGCTACGACCCCGCAGCGGCGCTGGCTGCCCTCGAGCTCGCGATCGGTTTCTTCAAGCGCACACTGACGATCGACTAG
- a CDS encoding CHAT domain-containing protein has translation MLNKYGSGSLGRAVLSFIVLGLFAASSASAQIVRDDTEGQEAGNIESIEGVFLIDGEDGIRSTDGSLIVHSLSEMGLKSTETARYMDSNEAGLEAALTVLTRITGSNSSQLDGTIESDYPNADLLFVNPNGVFFGSGFSLDVKQGFHVSTADFLEMRSTLDGSITTIDTGAPLLVPDLTMAVPHAWGFLGAGPTGLGDIVVDGFNVTDSFLGTEAAELSFVAGDVSFGDPLTVEGFSIDTNGRSFIAVGLGRDGRVEGFAGAAGPNSASIDSVRTTSLLGVAIATEGDVFYSGSLSTITDPQSDGGRGNGDILLQGGTVTTQGFITTGGLVFDDAGDVRILGNDILLDSSIVTVSLGASAGDILVVAEDTLTIGSGQTFNTIGSRTGDQSGSIGFFGAKSVMADGITILTGSALSGTEPNTIQVAGDAISFRGSKIDGKSASGTPVAVSIEGRVVDISGSNVDLTTSGSDQASGSIYVYGSEQIIASDATGSVAALGDNSDGGTVQFVTRDLTFDGEADPIYDVSSESGTAGSYVETTLDGSNIIRDSTPGQTPGLLVLDAENTYTIHGDDGIKRDDDSLVLHSFSEFDLNVGETALYTDNATSLVEVDSVITRITGSRPSQIDGSIVSAYDSADLFFLNSNGVFFGPDFAIDTKQGFIVSTADRLELFSDFDSSVTLMDMTAPIEAPLLTDVSVGAVQIRNGNLSSIVVDGFDVAPIDSDFLGGVFVFVASELTFGFDAPLDISTQGRGFHAIALGGPGRVIDASDLDPQGPETSGLSLVTTDLSGNQINASGNLTFNGNLATSRPSDSSGDVSFRGGTVHLSGGSIFTGEILTIPDFPEEQFFVAAAAEGPTRVGDVEILGTDVLLDIDISTASFFADTGGAVNIQATDTISLGQTNSIIIIDTGSFSGTAGSVSIKAGISISGDSVTISADGPTTAGVVIEAPEIALPNITIFGSSGSTEKPGGLSVSGDFVDLSGALIDFGSLGETGIAGSVDIFAEQQLDVTDASISTGAVDGAHAGDITLTSAQFSDLTTLQTDVSGISPELDGTFEVVRLGTEPPPEDDSTDNTITEIVNTLEQIFTNSDDPVGFTDLEPFETELTASSLPPVGSGPPGDPAIEEAEQQIAAASASSQAHAQKKKTSKVPGVSLFTNSAEAAPIVPRTCESIAGRDRKSQFLASTSRRLPASPEDWLIAFDTTGDQLLAAAQSPDLPPVGAIGPSVANVEELERNIRTQRALATAAVAVRGGRFEEAAAGFELVVNELEAAMDARGASEALLAYAQLQQNDGRFMGARRSLERALALAEPLGDEQHTAAIRTSLGNALIGTGELVRAEEELTRGLNIVIASDNNAPAPAVLNNLGNRHAATRDFTSALWAFERSAKLARKLGRKGDEARALAGAARAAADSGHLADSRRLLDKAMSLTQDLRETRERVPLNIHMGRSFAQLAAVSPKARAESLLSAYGAYDAALKGAEELGDLRSVALANLNLGALYREEQHHSEALYLTRLARRAAEGINAPELLYRAHWQEGQILWSEHQVGPALAAHRRAVAILEETKPVASEGYGTTDASFRMTVGGVYQDTVDLLLRTASMVKSQHTADLLIAEARDTLEKLKGAELRDYFEDECIASVGGSGRGIDNLGDEVAVVYTVTLPDRIELLVGLPGGIERFTTKVAATRLIKTVDQFRRAVQNPLTTEHRAIGKLLYKWLVAPYAERMDEEGIETLVFVPDGRLRTLPFAALSDEDGYYVGDRFATATALSLRLLTPPEFASERGRPVLAGVSESVQGFSELAAVTEELAQIQAIEGGELLLNESFTLAKIREAVEQEVPGIVHLATHAVFTGNPDTSFLLTYGGRVGFDDLSDVVGMTQADGAPLDLLVLSACETAVGNDRAGLGFTGSAIRAGARSALGSLWSISDTAARELMIAFYRGLQEPELNKAEALKKAQTTLRESERYSHPFYWAPFTLVNDWM, from the coding sequence ATGTTAAACAAATATGGATCGGGCTCGCTCGGGCGAGCCGTACTGTCATTCATCGTGTTGGGATTGTTTGCTGCATCCAGCGCGTCTGCTCAGATCGTCCGGGACGACACCGAAGGACAAGAGGCGGGGAACATCGAGTCCATCGAAGGCGTGTTCTTGATCGACGGTGAAGACGGCATCCGCAGCACAGACGGGAGCCTGATCGTACACAGCCTGAGCGAGATGGGTTTGAAATCCACTGAGACCGCTCGCTACATGGACAGTAACGAAGCTGGCCTCGAGGCCGCACTGACCGTGCTCACTCGAATTACCGGTAGCAACTCTTCGCAACTCGACGGCACGATCGAGAGTGATTATCCCAACGCCGATCTACTCTTCGTCAATCCCAACGGCGTCTTCTTCGGTTCGGGTTTCTCCCTCGACGTAAAGCAGGGCTTCCACGTCAGCACGGCTGACTTTCTCGAGATGCGCAGCACCCTCGACGGTTCAATAACCACAATCGATACCGGAGCGCCATTGCTTGTACCGGATCTGACCATGGCCGTTCCACACGCCTGGGGTTTTCTGGGTGCCGGGCCGACGGGTCTGGGAGATATCGTCGTTGATGGTTTCAATGTAACGGACAGTTTCCTGGGAACAGAGGCCGCCGAACTGAGCTTTGTCGCCGGCGATGTGAGCTTCGGAGATCCGTTGACAGTTGAGGGATTCAGCATCGACACCAATGGCCGGAGTTTTATCGCCGTGGGTTTGGGTCGCGATGGTAGGGTCGAGGGCTTTGCCGGTGCAGCTGGCCCCAACTCAGCCTCGATTGATTCGGTAAGAACGACTTCTTTGCTCGGGGTAGCAATCGCTACAGAAGGAGACGTTTTCTATTCCGGCAGCCTGAGCACGATTACCGATCCCCAGTCGGATGGAGGCCGTGGCAATGGTGACATCCTGCTTCAGGGCGGCACTGTCACGACCCAGGGATTCATCACGACCGGGGGTTTGGTTTTCGACGACGCGGGCGACGTGCGGATTTTGGGTAATGACATCCTGCTCGATTCGAGCATTGTGACCGTTAGCCTTGGTGCCAGCGCGGGCGACATCCTTGTCGTTGCGGAGGACACGCTCACGATCGGGAGTGGGCAGACATTTAATACCATCGGTTCGAGAACGGGCGACCAATCGGGTTCGATAGGATTCTTCGGCGCCAAATCTGTCATGGCCGACGGCATTACGATCCTTACCGGTTCGGCGCTGTCTGGCACAGAACCCAACACGATCCAGGTGGCTGGGGATGCGATCAGTTTCAGGGGCTCGAAGATCGATGGAAAGTCCGCCAGCGGTACACCCGTGGCTGTCTCGATCGAGGGGCGCGTTGTGGACATTAGCGGGTCTAATGTCGACCTCACGACGTCCGGAAGCGATCAAGCTAGTGGTTCGATTTACGTGTACGGAAGCGAGCAGATCATCGCAAGTGACGCAACGGGCTCAGTGGCCGCGCTTGGCGATAACAGCGATGGCGGTACGGTTCAATTCGTTACCCGGGATTTGACTTTCGATGGCGAGGCCGACCCTATCTACGACGTATCGTCGGAATCCGGGACCGCTGGCTCGTACGTCGAAACTACTCTCGATGGCAGCAATATTATCCGCGATTCCACTCCCGGCCAGACTCCCGGTCTGCTTGTGCTCGACGCTGAAAACACTTACACGATTCACGGCGACGACGGCATCAAAAGAGATGACGACTCTCTGGTGTTGCACAGCTTTTCCGAGTTCGATCTGAATGTTGGAGAGACTGCACTCTATACCGACAATGCGACGAGTCTCGTTGAAGTCGACAGCGTGATTACGCGAATCACAGGTTCGAGGCCGTCTCAAATCGATGGGAGCATTGTAAGCGCCTACGATTCCGCGGATCTGTTCTTCCTAAACTCAAACGGAGTTTTCTTCGGGCCGGACTTCGCGATTGACACAAAGCAGGGCTTCATTGTCAGCACCGCGGATCGGCTGGAACTGTTCAGCGATTTCGACAGCTCCGTTACGTTGATGGACATGACGGCGCCGATCGAGGCACCCCTGTTGACGGACGTCAGTGTGGGAGCCGTGCAAATTCGCAACGGCAATCTTTCGTCGATCGTGGTCGATGGCTTCGATGTGGCCCCCATCGATTCTGATTTTCTCGGCGGCGTGTTCGTCTTCGTTGCCAGCGAGCTGACTTTCGGTTTCGATGCGCCACTCGACATCAGTACCCAGGGCCGCGGCTTTCACGCAATCGCGTTGGGAGGTCCCGGTCGCGTCATAGACGCCAGCGATCTCGACCCGCAGGGGCCTGAAACTTCAGGGCTGTCATTGGTAACAACCGATCTGTCTGGGAATCAGATCAACGCGTCTGGCAACTTGACGTTCAACGGAAATCTTGCCACCAGTAGACCGTCTGACAGCAGTGGTGACGTCTCGTTTCGAGGCGGCACCGTCCACTTGAGCGGTGGCTCTATCTTCACGGGGGAAATTCTCACGATTCCCGATTTTCCCGAAGAACAGTTTTTCGTAGCTGCCGCAGCCGAGGGACCCACTCGGGTGGGCGACGTTGAGATCCTCGGGACCGATGTTCTGCTTGACATTGACATCTCTACCGCCTCGTTCTTTGCCGATACTGGCGGTGCCGTAAATATCCAGGCGACGGATACGATCAGTCTCGGTCAAACCAATTCCATCATTATTATCGATACGGGTTCATTCTCTGGTACGGCGGGGTCTGTGTCGATCAAAGCAGGCATCTCGATCTCGGGCGACAGCGTTACGATCTCGGCTGACGGTCCAACCACCGCTGGCGTCGTGATTGAAGCTCCCGAAATCGCCCTCCCCAACATCACGATTTTCGGCAGCTCGGGCTCGACTGAGAAACCCGGCGGTCTCTCTGTTTCTGGGGATTTCGTAGATCTGAGTGGAGCCTTGATCGACTTTGGGAGCTTGGGTGAGACCGGGATTGCCGGAAGTGTCGATATCTTTGCCGAGCAGCAGTTGGACGTTACGGACGCCTCTATCTCCACCGGCGCAGTGGATGGCGCCCACGCAGGCGACATCACTCTCACCTCGGCCCAGTTTTCAGATCTCACCACCCTACAAACTGACGTATCGGGTATTTCACCCGAATTGGATGGCACGTTCGAAGTCGTTCGACTCGGTACGGAGCCCCCTCCTGAAGACGACTCCACCGACAATACAATTACAGAAATCGTCAACACCCTCGAGCAAATCTTCACCAACAGCGACGACCCAGTTGGCTTCACCGATCTCGAGCCCTTCGAAACCGAACTCACAGCTTCGAGCCTGCCCCCGGTAGGTTCCGGCCCCCCCGGAGATCCGGCCATTGAAGAAGCCGAGCAGCAGATCGCCGCCGCATCCGCCAGCAGCCAGGCACACGCTCAAAAGAAGAAGACTTCAAAGGTCCCCGGCGTCTCCCTCTTCACCAATAGCGCCGAGGCCGCGCCGATCGTTCCCCGCACCTGCGAATCGATCGCCGGCAGGGACCGCAAGAGCCAGTTCCTGGCCAGCACCAGCAGGCGCTTGCCGGCATCTCCTGAAGATTGGTTGATCGCCTTCGACACCACAGGCGATCAACTGCTCGCCGCGGCCCAGAGTCCCGATCTTCCTCCCGTTGGAGCGATTGGGCCATCGGTTGCGAACGTCGAAGAACTCGAGCGCAACATCCGAACCCAGCGCGCATTGGCGACGGCGGCCGTGGCGGTGCGAGGTGGCCGCTTCGAAGAAGCCGCTGCCGGATTTGAATTGGTCGTGAATGAACTCGAAGCGGCAATGGATGCCCGGGGCGCCAGTGAAGCGCTCCTCGCGTACGCTCAGCTTCAGCAGAATGACGGTCGTTTCATGGGCGCGCGTCGCAGTCTCGAGCGCGCGCTCGCCCTGGCTGAACCCCTCGGCGATGAACAACACACTGCTGCAATCCGTACGAGTCTCGGCAATGCGTTGATCGGCACCGGGGAACTGGTCCGGGCCGAAGAGGAATTGACCCGCGGCCTCAACATCGTGATCGCCTCGGACAACAATGCCCCTGCGCCAGCGGTCTTGAACAATCTCGGCAATCGCCATGCCGCTACCCGCGACTTTACGAGTGCACTCTGGGCCTTCGAGCGCTCGGCCAAGCTCGCACGCAAGCTTGGCCGCAAGGGTGACGAAGCCCGGGCCCTCGCCGGAGCCGCCCGAGCCGCCGCAGACAGCGGTCACCTGGCGGATTCGCGCAGGCTGCTCGACAAGGCCATGTCCCTGACCCAAGACTTGCGCGAGACCCGAGAGCGCGTGCCGCTCAACATTCACATGGGCCGCAGCTTCGCTCAACTGGCCGCGGTGTCGCCAAAGGCGCGAGCGGAATCGCTGTTGAGCGCCTACGGAGCCTATGATGCGGCGCTCAAGGGAGCCGAGGAACTCGGGGATCTGCGCAGTGTGGCGCTGGCGAATTTGAATCTCGGCGCTCTCTATCGCGAAGAGCAGCACCACAGCGAAGCGTTGTACTTGACCCGTCTGGCGCGCCGCGCTGCGGAAGGCATCAATGCCCCCGAGCTGCTGTACCGCGCACATTGGCAGGAAGGGCAGATCCTCTGGTCAGAGCATCAGGTCGGGCCCGCGCTGGCGGCGCACCGACGGGCGGTCGCGATTCTCGAAGAGACCAAACCCGTGGCATCGGAGGGCTACGGCACGACCGACGCCTCGTTCCGCATGACCGTGGGAGGTGTCTACCAGGACACCGTCGACTTGTTGCTGCGCACCGCGAGCATGGTCAAGAGCCAGCACACTGCCGATCTCTTGATTGCAGAAGCTCGGGACACCCTCGAAAAGCTCAAGGGCGCCGAACTGCGCGACTACTTTGAAGATGAGTGCATCGCGAGTGTCGGCGGAAGTGGTCGCGGCATCGACAATTTGGGCGACGAGGTTGCAGTGGTCTACACCGTCACCTTGCCCGATCGCATCGAACTGCTGGTGGGTCTCCCGGGGGGGATCGAGCGCTTTACGACCAAAGTCGCGGCAACGCGCCTGATCAAGACCGTGGATCAATTCCGCCGAGCGGTACAGAATCCGCTGACCACCGAGCACCGCGCAATTGGCAAGTTGCTCTACAAGTGGCTGGTCGCTCCGTACGCCGAGCGGATGGACGAGGAGGGAATCGAAACCCTCGTGTTCGTACCCGACGGGCGCCTGCGCACCCTGCCCTTCGCCGCCCTGAGTGACGAAGACGGTTATTACGTAGGGGATCGCTTTGCGACGGCCACGGCACTTAGCTTGCGGTTGCTGACGCCTCCCGAATTCGCTTCGGAACGTGGACGCCCAGTGCTGGCCGGAGTGAGCGAGAGTGTGCAGGGCTTTAGCGAGTTGGCTGCGGTCACGGAGGAGTTGGCTCAGATTCAAGCCATTGAAGGCGGCGAGCTGCTGCTGAACGAATCCTTCACCCTGGCCAAGATCCGAGAAGCGGTCGAGCAGGAAGTACCCGGCATTGTCCACCTTGCGACTCACGCTGTATTCACCGGCAATCCCGATACGAGTTTCTTGCTCACCTACGGGGGACGCGTCGGATTCGACGATCTCTCCGACGTAGTTGGCATGACCCAGGCCGATGGCGCGCCGCTGGATCTGTTGGTCCTGAGTGCCTGCGAGACGGCAGTGGGCAACGATCGGGCGGGGCTTGGCTTCACCGGGAGTGCGATTCGTGCCGGCGCACGCAGTGCACTGGGGAGCCTCTGGTCGATCTCGGACACCGCGGCACGGGAACTGATGATCGCCTTCTACCGCGGCCTGCAGGAGCCCGAGCTCAACAAGGCGGAAGCTCTGAAGAAGGCTCAGACAACCCTGCGCGAAAGCGAACGCTATTCACATCCCTTCTACTGGGCACCCTTCACCCTGGTCAACGACTGGATGTAG
- a CDS encoding serine hydrolase produces MRAVLAWILVVYGLYFAPLFLHLYRLDHLYDEDRIVHNFLNMQDLFPTRAVRAPAETSEFRRAEIELPETFSFEGADRNLEEYLEYSRSTGMLVLKDDTIVYEQYWLGHREDGQHISWSVAKSFISALIAIALEEGKIISINEPITHYLPELVGSGYDEVRIKDILQMSSGVGFNEDYADPDSDINRFGRTIAFGGSMAKFAASLERAREPGSYHHYVSIDTQVLGMLLTRVTGVSIASYLEEKIWRQLGMEHDAYWMLDGTGMEVALGGLNASLRDYARFGMLYLNGGKFRGRQIVPARWVRASTSPGGPHLMPGKGNPASSSSWGYGYQWWIPGPGNSDYTAAGVYNQYIYVNPGARVVIVKNSANRRYLVERQESKDLHIAMFRAIAEALRKSPAARSSSEARDRAAR; encoded by the coding sequence ATCCGTGCCGTTTTGGCCTGGATCCTGGTGGTTTACGGTCTGTACTTCGCCCCACTGTTTCTGCATTTATATCGCCTGGACCATCTCTACGACGAAGACCGCATCGTCCACAACTTTTTGAACATGCAGGACTTGTTTCCGACGCGCGCGGTCCGGGCTCCCGCCGAAACCTCCGAATTCCGGCGAGCCGAGATCGAGCTTCCAGAAACGTTTTCCTTCGAGGGGGCGGATCGCAATCTCGAGGAGTATCTCGAATACAGCCGCTCGACGGGCATGCTGGTGCTGAAAGATGACACGATCGTCTACGAGCAATACTGGCTTGGACACCGTGAAGACGGGCAACACATTTCATGGTCGGTCGCAAAGTCCTTCATCTCGGCCCTGATCGCAATCGCGCTCGAAGAGGGCAAGATCATAAGCATCAACGAGCCCATTACGCATTACCTGCCCGAACTCGTCGGCAGCGGATACGACGAAGTGCGGATCAAAGATATCCTGCAAATGTCTTCTGGAGTGGGTTTCAACGAGGACTACGCGGACCCCGATTCCGACATCAATCGCTTTGGTCGGACCATCGCTTTTGGCGGATCCATGGCCAAGTTTGCCGCGAGTCTCGAGCGCGCGCGGGAACCCGGCAGCTACCACCACTACGTGAGCATCGATACCCAGGTGCTGGGGATGTTGCTCACCCGGGTGACCGGGGTGAGCATTGCGAGCTACCTGGAGGAAAAAATCTGGCGCCAACTCGGAATGGAGCACGACGCCTACTGGATGCTCGACGGCACGGGCATGGAGGTCGCGCTCGGGGGGCTGAACGCTTCACTGCGGGACTACGCGCGCTTCGGCATGTTGTATTTGAACGGCGGCAAGTTTCGGGGCCGACAAATCGTACCCGCCCGCTGGGTCCGCGCTTCGACCTCTCCGGGGGGGCCACATTTGATGCCCGGCAAGGGAAACCCCGCCTCGTCTTCCAGTTGGGGATACGGTTATCAATGGTGGATTCCCGGGCCGGGAAATTCGGACTACACGGCGGCCGGCGTCTACAATCAATACATCTACGTGAACCCCGGCGCCCGGGTAGTGATCGTCAAGAACTCTGCGAACCGTCGCTACCTGGTCGAGCGCCAGGAGTCGAAAGATCTACACATCGCCATGTTCCGGGCAATCGCTGAAGCGCTTCGCAAGTCCCCGGCTGCTAGAAGTTCTTCGGAAGCCCGAGACCGCGCCGCGCGATGA